The proteins below come from a single bacterium genomic window:
- a CDS encoding type II toxin-antitoxin system Phd/YefM family antitoxin, with the protein MDSNSTISISDGRKRIFEIAKEVQKPGKQYTLTENGKPKVVLMSAEEYESFMETMEVLRIFPDLDKTIAEAERDIKSRDFSNYVPFERIKKELGAVADKSKKKYGVQARNRKSR; encoded by the coding sequence ATGGACAGCAATAGCACTATCTCAATCTCTGATGGCCGTAAGCGGATTTTTGAGATTGCAAAGGAGGTTCAAAAACCAGGTAAACAATACACCTTGACCGAAAACGGCAAGCCCAAGGTGGTTCTTATGTCCGCCGAAGAATATGAGTCATTCATGGAAACGATGGAGGTTCTGCGAATTTTTCCGGATTTAGATAAAACTATTGCCGAGGCAGAAAGGGATATCAAAAGTCGTGATTTTTCGAACTATGTTCCTTTTGAGCGGATAAAGAAGGAGTTAGGTGCGGTTGCCGATAAATCAAAAAAGAAAT
- a CDS encoding cysteine synthase family protein: MQTIMDTIGNTPLVRLQYMSPNPAVSILAKLEYFNPTGSIKDRIVFHIIKDAEARGLLKPGGTIIEATSGNTGAAAAMIGSVKGYRVILTMPDKVSSEKQKNLLAFGAEIHLAPTSAPPDSPEHYVSVAKRLASEIPGSFRINQYDNPLNPEAHYLTTGPEIWRQSGGRIDYLVVGGSTGGTISGTARYLKEQDKNVRVVLADPIGSIYYDYFKSGKKTVGKGSVYRVEGVGEDHITKAFDWSLVDDVIQYSDAEAFQTARLLARKEGIFVGGSAGGSMWAALRVAQQAKDGAVIVTIMPDGGLKYLSKIYDDEWLKSQGMSP, encoded by the coding sequence ATGCAGACAATTATGGATACTATCGGCAACACTCCTCTCGTCCGCCTGCAATACATGAGTCCGAACCCGGCCGTTTCCATTCTTGCAAAGCTGGAATATTTTAATCCCACCGGAAGCATCAAAGACCGCATTGTTTTTCATATCATCAAGGATGCGGAGGCCCGTGGCTTACTCAAGCCGGGCGGCACCATCATTGAGGCCACCTCCGGGAATACCGGCGCCGCGGCCGCTATGATCGGGAGCGTGAAGGGCTATCGTGTCATTTTAACGATGCCCGACAAGGTAAGCAGTGAGAAACAAAAAAATCTTCTCGCGTTCGGAGCCGAGATACACTTGGCGCCGACCTCCGCGCCGCCGGATTCGCCGGAGCATTACGTGAGCGTGGCGAAGCGCCTCGCCTCGGAGATTCCGGGCAGTTTTCGCATAAACCAGTATGACAATCCGCTAAATCCCGAAGCGCATTATCTTACGACGGGACCCGAGATATGGCGGCAATCAGGCGGCAGAATCGACTATCTCGTCGTCGGAGGAAGTACGGGAGGCACGATAAGCGGAACAGCCCGGTATTTGAAAGAGCAAGACAAAAATGTGCGCGTAGTGCTCGCTGACCCGATCGGTTCAATCTACTACGATTATTTTAAGAGCGGTAAAAAAACCGTGGGCAAGGGTTCCGTGTACCGTGTCGAGGGCGTAGGCGAAGATCATATTACGAAAGCATTTGATTGGTCGCTCGTGGATGACGTCATACAATACTCGGACGCGGAAGCATTTCAAACCGCTCGGCTTCTCGCGCGAAAGGAAGGAATTTTTGTGGGTGGTTCCGCTGGCGGAAGCATGTGGGCCGCGCTACGGGTTGCCCAACAGGCGAAGGACGGAGCTGTTATAGTGACCATCATGCCTGATGGCGGACTCAAGTATCTTAGTAAGATTTATGATGATGAATGGCTCAAGAGCCAGGGAATGAGCCCTTAG